The proteins below come from a single Drosophila miranda strain MSH22 chromosome Y unlocalized genomic scaffold, D.miranda_PacBio2.1 Contig_Y1_pilon, whole genome shotgun sequence genomic window:
- the LOC117191541 gene encoding protein panoramix-like, whose translation MNETEVKVEIKAEYNAKPGENETTPLRQLDENETTPLRRLDDNDETPLRTVGIPHSPDSTDFSTGCSGHGWESDHDDVEIRSFPRTPRSELTKPNSPTNATEDSDSTDNLEELEACREATQKALEELDQFNEEPDKRKKKKRKHKRGESEESVAEKRTQSNSPVDDNQKENKRTSRDNKRTSEEHQRDRRRHHEHNPRDDRRHHEHNPRDDRRHHDDSHRYNRHRYEDKPRDKRAREDNHRLKRGDYDANPRDNGRHYEDNERESKRLSEDHQSEKRRHQEHKQMDIKRLREDNQTEVEGQRDPRVRVTLNGLPRIATIKQESTSAVDSDSEFEWIYVRDDERHIKVVNLEKLCQQEQNEAVAEAANPEPSPQKLTKREKGNLAEIRAKQVLELFEQKKLDDQEEEFLMVDTIHKVPKSEFFMSKEAFENPSPICNNYNVAYEFNSAPGTRIDLAKWGLEALPDSTRDLLRILAYDVDHLKQGQLKAQPNQRILKLTQEQLFNSPFSEPEEFDSAALYINASTQMDFRPHTHSVGTQAKLEGQPRGAFWQEPDFDMTFLTTPQTNVMFSLQELCRTLPSPAHACRLYQALLPALVNKREFRSHK comes from the coding sequence atgaacgAAACTGAGGTAAAAGTTGAAATAAAAGCAGAATATAATGCCAAACCCGGCGAGAACGAGACCACGCCGCTACGGCAACTCGACGAGAACGAGACCACGCCGCTACGGCGACTCGACGATAACGACGAGACGCCGCTACGCACAGTTGGAATCCCTCATTCTCCGGACTCCACTGATTTCTCGACCGGTTGCAGTGGCCATGGATGGGAAAGCGACCACGACGATGTCGAGATCCGATCTTTTCCTCGTACTCCGCGAAGTGAACTGACAAAACCAAATAGTCCAACTAATGCCACCGAAGACTCAGACTCAACGGACAACCTGGAAGAACTTGAAGCGTGCCGCGAAGCGACTCAGAAAGCGTTGGAAGAGTTGGATCAGTTCAACGAGGAGCCGGATAAGCGTAAGAAGAAGAAGCGAAAGCACAAGAGGGGTGAATCTGAGGAAAGTGTTGCTGAAAAACGGACTCAAAGTAACAGTCCGGTCGATGATAATCAAAAGGAAAACAAGCGCACCTCACGGGACAATAAACGCACAAGCGAAGAGCATCAACGGGACAGGAGACGCCACCACGAACACAATCCAAGGGACGATAGACGCCATCACGAACACAATCCAAGAGACGATAGACGCCACCACGACGACAGTCATAGGTATAACAGACATCGATACGAGGATAAACCAAGGGACAAGCGTGCACGCGAGGATAATCACAGGCTCAAAAGAGGCGATTATGACGCTAACCCACGAGACAATGGACGCCACTATGAGGATAATGAAAGGGAAAGTAAACGACTAAGCGAGGATCATCAAAGCGAAAAAAGACGCCATCAGGAGCATAAGCAAATGGATATTAAACGTCTACGCGAAGATAATCAAACTGAAGTCGAAGGCCAGCGTGATCCCAGGGTGAGAGTAACATTAAATGGCCTGCCGCGCATCGCCACAATAAAACAGGAGTCGACGTCCGCAGTGGATTCAGATTCGGAGTTTGAGTGGATTTATGTTCGAGACGACGAGAGGCACATCAAAGTCGTAAATCTCGAGAAGTTGTGCCAGCAGGAGCAGAATGAGGCCGTTGCAGAGGCGGCCAATCCAGAGCCATCACCACAAAAGCTGACAAAACGAGAAAAGGGCAACTTAGCCGAGATTCGGGCCAAGCAAGTGCTCGAACTGTTCGAGCAGAAAAAATTGGACGATCAGGAGGAGGAGTTCCTTATGGTGGACACTATACACAAAGTGCCTAAGAGCGAGTTCTTCATGAGTAAAGAAGCCTTCGAGAATCCCTCGCCGATATGCAACAACTACAATGTGGCTTATGAGTTCAATTCGGCGCCGGGAACCAGGATTGATTTGGCTAAATGGGGGCTGGAAGCGTTGCCCGATAGCACCAGGGATCTGCTCCGGATACTGGCCTACGATGTGGATCATCTAAAACAGGGTCAGCTCAAGGCACAGCCAAACCAGCGCATACTGAAACTAACACAGGAACAGCTTTTCAATTCACCATTTTCCGAACCGGAGGAATTCGATTCTGCGGCCCTTTACATAAATGCCTCGACCCAAATGGACTTCAGGCCCCACACGCACAGCGTCGGCACTCAGGCAAAACTGGAGGGACAGCCGAGAGGTGCCTTCTGGCAGGAACCGGACTTCGACATGACCTTTTTGACGACGCCCCAAACGAATGTGATGTTTTCTTTGCAAGAGCTCTGCCGAACACTGCCAAGCCCCGCGCATGCCTGTAGACTCTACCAAGCCCTTCTACCTGCTCTGGTTAACAAGCGCGAGTTTCGTTCACACAAATGA